The Saprospiraceae bacterium genome includes a window with the following:
- the mqnE gene encoding aminofutalosine synthase MqnE, protein MVLDPSVLFEKSELIDEQLKLIANKVYHNERVTETEGVYLFENASLSYLGTLANYVRELKHGDKTYFNRNFHIEPTNICLYTCSFCSYSRLIKKRSEGWEYTLDDIMSIVKSYDDKPVTEVHIVGGVLPQYDVKFYSDLFRAIKAHRPDLHIKALTPVEYHYIFKKDKISYEDGMKLMKDAGLDSMPGGGAEIFHPEIRDQIAGGKCTGDQWLRIHEIWHELGHKSNATMLYGHIEKFEHRIDHLEKLRQLQDKTGGFQTFIPLKFRNQDNQMSHLPESTVVEDLRNYAISRIYLDNFDHIKSYWPMIGRDMAQLSLAFGVDDIDGTIDDTTKIYSMAGSEEQNPALSTEQLVQMIRRVGRKPIERDTLYNVVKDYTDVEFEDDKAYKGYVALPVV, encoded by the coding sequence ATGGTTTTAGATCCATCTGTCTTATTTGAAAAAAGTGAATTGATTGACGAGCAACTGAAGCTTATTGCGAATAAAGTTTATCATAACGAAAGAGTCACAGAAACGGAAGGTGTTTATCTTTTTGAAAATGCTTCTCTGAGTTATTTGGGTACTCTGGCAAACTATGTACGTGAGTTAAAACATGGGGACAAGACCTATTTTAACAGAAATTTTCATATCGAACCGACCAATATCTGTTTATACACCTGTTCCTTTTGTTCATACTCGCGTTTGATAAAAAAAAGATCAGAAGGATGGGAATACACACTGGATGACATCATGTCCATTGTAAAAAGTTATGATGACAAACCTGTTACAGAAGTGCATATTGTGGGCGGTGTTTTACCACAGTATGATGTAAAATTTTATTCCGACTTATTCAGAGCCATTAAAGCACACAGACCTGACTTGCATATAAAAGCACTTACGCCTGTCGAATACCATTATATCTTCAAAAAAGACAAAATCAGTTATGAAGATGGAATGAAATTGATGAAGGATGCAGGCCTGGATTCAATGCCGGGTGGAGGAGCTGAAATTTTTCATCCCGAAATCAGAGATCAGATTGCAGGAGGAAAATGCACCGGCGATCAATGGTTGCGGATTCATGAAATATGGCACGAGCTGGGACATAAATCCAATGCTACCATGCTGTATGGACATATAGAAAAATTTGAGCATCGCATCGATCACCTTGAAAAATTAAGACAACTCCAGGATAAAACAGGCGGCTTTCAAACTTTTATTCCTTTGAAATTCAGAAATCAGGACAATCAAATGTCACACCTACCTGAATCAACAGTCGTCGAAGATCTTAGAAATTATGCAATCTCCCGAATCTATCTCGATAATTTTGATCATATCAAATCCTACTGGCCAATGATCGGGAGAGATATGGCGCAATTATCACTGGCTTTTGGTGTGGATGATATTGATGGAACGATTGACGATACGACCAAGATTTATTCTATGGCAGGTTCAGAAGAGCAAAACCCTGCTCTTTCCACAGAACAATTGGTTCAAATGATCAGAAGGGTAGGAAGAAAACCTATTGAAAGAGATACATTGTATAATGTGGTAAAGGATTATACGGATGTTGAATTTGAAGATGATAAGGCCTATAAAGGGTATGTTGCACTTCCGGTAGTTTAG
- a CDS encoding DUF368 domain-containing protein, translating to MKIDFNTVLKGSAMGVAEVIPGVSGGTIAFITGIYEKLLNSIKAFNFELLGSVLKGEFKSVWEKINGWFLLSLGIGMAAGVVAGVFAIDYFIRNYPEPLWGFFFGLIIASAMFIARQVDKWNFFRGILLVVGFIIAYGITVLSPAEGSTAPLYIFLSGVIAICALILPGISGSFMLLLMGMYTIIIPALKGFLQHRNLDNFYIIAFFAAGCLVGMAGFSRVMSWLFQKYKYSTLVVLTGFLIGSLNKIWPWRNVTAYLNKDTGIKTELADISVLQSLDPKSVKILSEINVLPGEYLMDSPKILATILSMVIGFLLVFIFDRKSKSAIL from the coding sequence ATGAAAATTGATTTTAATACTGTTTTAAAAGGCAGTGCTATGGGTGTAGCAGAAGTGATACCCGGTGTATCCGGCGGAACTATTGCATTTATCACCGGAATTTATGAGAAACTCCTGAATTCTATCAAAGCTTTTAATTTTGAGCTATTGGGTAGTGTTTTGAAGGGCGAATTTAAATCTGTTTGGGAAAAAATCAACGGATGGTTTTTATTGTCTTTGGGAATCGGTATGGCTGCCGGTGTTGTCGCCGGTGTATTCGCAATAGATTACTTCATTAGAAATTATCCGGAGCCGCTTTGGGGCTTTTTCTTTGGATTGATTATAGCGTCTGCCATGTTCATAGCCCGCCAGGTGGATAAGTGGAATTTTTTCAGGGGAATATTGCTTGTTGTTGGATTTATAATAGCCTATGGAATCACGGTTCTCTCACCAGCGGAAGGAAGTACAGCTCCGTTGTATATTTTTTTAAGTGGTGTAATAGCGATATGTGCCTTGATACTTCCGGGCATATCAGGTAGTTTTATGCTTTTGTTAATGGGAATGTACACGATAATCATTCCTGCATTAAAAGGTTTTTTGCAGCACAGAAATTTGGACAATTTTTATATTATTGCGTTTTTTGCAGCAGGTTGTTTGGTGGGAATGGCTGGTTTTTCAAGAGTAATGAGTTGGCTTTTTCAAAAATACAAATATTCAACACTGGTGGTACTAACCGGCTTTTTGATTGGCTCTCTCAATAAAATATGGCCGTGGAGAAATGTTACTGCTTATCTGAATAAAGACACAGGAATAAAAACTGAACTGGCTGATATTTCCGTATTACAAAGTCTTGACCCCAAATCTGTCAAGATACTTTCTGAAATAAACGTCTTGCCGGGAGAATATCTGATGGATAGCCCCAAAATTCTCGCAACAATTCTTTCTATGGTTATCGGCTTTTTGTTGGTATTTATTTTTGATAGAAAATCAAAATCAGCTATATTGTAA
- a CDS encoding SMP-30/gluconolactonase/LRE family protein — protein MKNHNLLFVLISAVITVSACKETKGTKEFVSVGKIITIDSSLSEIIDSTSPIEVLADGFQWSEGPLWLENEKMLIFSDVPENVIYSWSESDGVKTYLTPAGNTSGEKSKEGSNGLMLDQNGNLIICQHGDRAVARMESPVNQPKADFKVLVQKYSDKLLNSPNDICLARNGDMFFTDPPYGLKGLDDSKDKELDFNGVYRLTSKGDLLLIEAQLTKPNGIALSSDEKFLYVANSDPDKAIWMKYLLDDYLNVTGKEVFADKTSDVPNLKGLPDGLKVNRSGIIFASGPGGILIFHPDGRHLGTIMTGEATSNCALDTDEKYLYMTADDYLMRVKLK, from the coding sequence ATGAAAAATCATAATTTGTTATTTGTTTTAATTTCAGCAGTGATAACAGTATCCGCTTGTAAGGAAACCAAAGGCACTAAAGAATTTGTTTCCGTTGGTAAAATAATTACAATCGACTCTTCATTATCTGAAATCATTGACTCAACCAGCCCGATAGAAGTTTTGGCAGATGGTTTTCAGTGGTCAGAAGGTCCCTTATGGCTGGAAAATGAAAAAATGCTCATTTTCTCAGATGTTCCGGAAAATGTTATTTATTCATGGAGTGAATCAGATGGAGTAAAAACATACCTCACGCCGGCAGGGAATACATCCGGAGAAAAAAGCAAAGAAGGCTCCAATGGCTTGATGCTGGATCAAAACGGGAACTTAATTATATGTCAGCATGGAGACAGAGCTGTAGCCAGAATGGAAAGTCCTGTCAACCAGCCAAAAGCAGATTTTAAAGTGCTTGTTCAAAAGTACAGCGATAAATTACTGAACAGTCCAAATGACATTTGTTTGGCCCGAAATGGGGATATGTTTTTCACTGACCCGCCTTATGGTTTGAAAGGTTTGGATGACTCTAAAGATAAAGAACTCGATTTTAACGGCGTTTACAGACTCACGTCCAAAGGTGATTTGTTATTAATCGAAGCACAGTTAACCAAACCAAACGGGATAGCTCTTTCTTCGGATGAAAAATTCCTTTATGTAGCCAATTCGGATCCGGACAAAGCCATTTGGATGAAATATTTATTGGATGATTATCTCAATGTGACGGGTAAGGAAGTCTTTGCTGACAAAACTTCAGATGTGCCCAATTTGAAAGGTCTTCCCGACGGATTAAAAGTTAATCGCAGTGGAATCATTTTTGCATCCGGTCCGGGTGGCATTCTTATTTTTCATCCGGATGGCAGGCATCTTGGCACCATTATGACAGGTGAAGCAACTTCCAATTGTGCACTTGACACGGATGAAAAATATCTGTATATGACTGCTGATGACTACCTGATGCGGGTGAAATTAAAATAG
- a CDS encoding 23S rRNA (pseudouridine(1915)-N(3))-methyltransferase RlmH: MKIALWVIGKTNEKYLKDGTDIYLKRLKHYCTFEYTEWKDVGHHSNPDEIIKKEGEMILLKLKNDDFLILLDENGKEYTSELFADYIEKLQLQSTKSVVFLVGGAFGHHDNIRSRANHTMSLSKMTFSHQMIRLFFAEQLYRAFTIIKNEKYHNP; encoded by the coding sequence ATGAAAATTGCCTTGTGGGTCATAGGAAAAACCAACGAAAAATATCTGAAAGATGGTACAGATATCTATTTAAAGCGGCTAAAACATTATTGTACATTTGAATATACAGAATGGAAGGACGTAGGGCATCATTCCAATCCTGATGAAATAATAAAAAAGGAAGGAGAAATGATACTCCTGAAACTTAAAAATGATGATTTCCTTATCTTATTGGATGAAAATGGCAAAGAATACACTTCAGAATTATTTGCAGATTATATTGAAAAACTGCAATTACAATCAACAAAATCAGTTGTTTTTCTGGTCGGCGGTGCATTTGGCCACCATGATAATATCCGATCCAGGGCCAATCATACCATGTCACTATCAAAAATGACCTTCTCTCATCAGATGATCAGACTTTTTTTTGCAGAACAATTATACCGGGCATTTACTATCATCAAAAACGAAAAATATCACAATCCATGA
- a CDS encoding DUF4340 domain-containing protein, translating to MKRLIILFVLVLLLGGIAFILKKDHDLNEKGIVMPDRQFTVESVNDVYKIFVAQKNEEPLTFIRKDQKWWINDRYPADDAVMIPMLVVLEKMKMLYIPPKASNKTIAESIGKNGIKVELYDKSDKVLKVFYIGTDTQNGDGTHMILDGFAQPYAMHLPGMMGGLRSRFEQPLRNYRDKAVFEVKGDDIEAYSIFFHKDINASFKIKKEAGTYTVKPYDPLTPEIKDPLNVTRVSAYLGGFERLAAEAIVNENKARDSILRLVPFCTIELAKSDGTSQKADFFSYDEIVIKEKKTRKVEDAHQIDRFFVQVENGDFYIVQRRVFSRLFTSYQNFFSKNE from the coding sequence ATGAAAAGATTAATAATTTTATTCGTTTTAGTTTTGCTTTTAGGTGGTATTGCTTTCATTTTAAAGAAAGACCACGACCTGAATGAAAAAGGTATAGTAATGCCGGATCGCCAGTTTACGGTAGAAAGTGTCAATGATGTTTATAAGATCTTTGTCGCACAAAAAAATGAAGAACCCCTGACTTTTATCCGCAAGGATCAAAAATGGTGGATCAACGATCGGTATCCGGCAGATGATGCAGTAATGATTCCAATGTTGGTGGTACTTGAAAAAATGAAAATGTTATACATACCTCCTAAAGCTTCCAACAAAACTATTGCAGAAAGTATCGGAAAGAATGGCATCAAAGTGGAACTCTACGATAAATCTGACAAAGTACTAAAAGTGTTTTATATCGGAACAGACACTCAAAACGGTGATGGTACACATATGATATTAGATGGATTTGCACAGCCATATGCGATGCATCTTCCGGGAATGATGGGTGGATTGCGTTCCAGATTTGAACAGCCATTGAGAAATTACAGAGATAAAGCAGTATTTGAAGTCAAAGGTGATGATATTGAAGCTTACAGTATTTTCTTTCACAAAGATATCAATGCATCCTTTAAAATTAAAAAAGAAGCAGGTACTTATACCGTAAAACCTTATGATCCATTAACTCCTGAAATAAAAGATCCGCTGAATGTAACAAGAGTGAGTGCTTATTTGGGTGGTTTTGAGAGACTGGCAGCAGAAGCGATAGTGAATGAAAATAAAGCCAGAGATTCCATTCTGAGATTGGTGCCATTCTGTACTATTGAATTGGCCAAAAGCGATGGAACTTCCCAAAAAGCAGATTTTTTTTCGTATGATGAAATTGTAATCAAAGAAAAGAAAACCAGAAAAGTGGAAGATGCACATCAAATAGACAGATTTTTTGTTCAGGTTGAAAACGGGGATTTTTACATAGTACAGAGAAGAGTTTTTTCCAGACTTTTTACATCATATCAGAACTTCTTTTCAAAAAATGAATAA
- a CDS encoding glycosyltransferase family 2 protein, translated as MLSILIPIYNQDIRPLVFTLAKQCNKLNINYQILCFDDCSDQKYKDKNKELAFIVGINYTELPENLGRSKIRNWLGKASQYDYLLFLDGDSKVRNKDFIKNYIKAMPGNQVIYGGRIYQKNKPANIKKILHWKYGTYVESMDCKKRQKSPYLNFMSNNFLIAQEVFNQCLFDEKTVGYGYEDLQYAYQLEKLNIPILHINNPVYHDGIEINSAFLSKTKQSIQNLIKLEKIRQVPQTRLMSAHKKLVDWGLENIFLKMYGYFKNSIEKNLLSKKPLLILLQLWKLHFYIHQKHNKL; from the coding sequence ATGCTTTCTATATTAATTCCTATATACAATCAGGATATCAGGCCTCTTGTTTTTACATTAGCCAAACAATGTAATAAATTAAATATCAATTATCAGATATTGTGTTTTGATGATTGTTCAGATCAAAAGTATAAAGACAAAAATAAGGAGTTAGCCTTTATTGTAGGTATTAATTATACGGAATTACCTGAAAATCTGGGCAGAAGTAAAATCAGAAACTGGCTCGGAAAAGCTTCACAATATGATTATCTGCTCTTTCTTGACGGAGATTCCAAAGTCCGAAATAAGGACTTCATCAAAAATTATATCAAGGCTATGCCCGGCAATCAAGTTATCTACGGGGGAAGGATTTACCAGAAAAATAAGCCCGCCAATATCAAAAAAATACTTCATTGGAAGTACGGAACTTACGTGGAGTCTATGGATTGTAAAAAAAGACAAAAGTCCCCTTATCTCAATTTTATGTCCAATAATTTTTTAATAGCGCAGGAAGTTTTCAATCAGTGTTTATTTGACGAAAAAACAGTCGGTTATGGTTATGAAGACTTACAATATGCCTATCAACTGGAAAAATTAAATATTCCAATTCTGCATATCAACAATCCGGTTTATCACGATGGGATTGAAATCAATTCCGCTTTTTTGAGCAAAACAAAACAGTCTATACAAAATCTGATAAAACTTGAGAAAATCAGACAAGTTCCACAAACACGTTTAATGTCAGCTCACAAAAAACTGGTGGATTGGGGCCTGGAAAATATTTTTTTAAAAATGTATGGCTATTTTAAAAACAGCATTGAAAAAAATTTGCTTTCAAAAAAACCCTTATTAATTTTACTACAATTATGGAAGCTGCATTTTTATATTCATCAAAAACACAACAAGCTTTAA
- a CDS encoding SCO family protein: MKNIKFLSGWFMLTVVLIAMGCKPNDQPLPYLGEKISENGKEIYHKIRSYSYLNQDSVMITSDTLSNFVYVADFFFTSCPSICPKVMKEMSRIYEAVKDNPNVRLVSFTIDPKRDDVNRLKLYADNLGVDHEKWFFLTGDKDETFELANDFFVIAYEDAESPGGFDHSGKIILVDKSGHVRSFSEGTDPEKTQGLIDDIFKLLKEYE; the protein is encoded by the coding sequence TTGAAAAATATCAAATTCCTGTCCGGTTGGTTTATGCTGACGGTTGTTTTAATTGCAATGGGATGTAAACCAAATGACCAACCACTGCCTTATCTGGGCGAAAAAATATCCGAAAACGGAAAAGAAATTTATCACAAAATCAGGTCTTACAGTTATCTGAATCAGGATAGTGTAATGATCACATCTGACACATTGAGCAATTTCGTTTATGTGGCTGACTTCTTCTTTACATCCTGTCCATCTATCTGTCCGAAAGTAATGAAGGAAATGTCCAGAATTTATGAAGCCGTTAAGGACAATCCAAATGTCAGGTTGGTTTCATTTACAATCGATCCGAAAAGAGATGATGTAAACAGGTTGAAATTGTATGCTGATAATCTGGGAGTTGATCACGAAAAATGGTTTTTCCTGACGGGCGATAAAGATGAAACATTTGAACTGGCAAATGATTTTTTTGTCATTGCATACGAAGATGCAGAATCGCCGGGTGGATTTGACCATAGTGGTAAAATAATTCTGGTGGATAAATCCGGCCACGTCAGGTCATTCAGTGAAGGCACAGATCCTGAAAAAACGCAGGGCCTTATCGATGACATCTTCAAACTCCTGAAAGAATATGAATAA
- a CDS encoding cytochrome c codes for MNKFLLNVVLFSAILISACNESPYMQGKYLYERNCMNCHMPDGSGLSALIPPLKNSLKLGTGYAVCIIINGNTDTIFSNDSYLVKEMPAFKNLSSTELTNIVNYINHSFAVDFKESNIKEVQKTIENCYN; via the coding sequence ATGAATAAGTTCTTATTAAATGTTGTCCTTTTTAGCGCTATATTGATTTCTGCTTGTAATGAAAGTCCTTATATGCAGGGAAAATACTTGTATGAACGAAACTGCATGAATTGCCACATGCCTGACGGATCCGGACTTTCTGCCTTGATACCACCCCTTAAAAATTCATTAAAATTAGGTACAGGATATGCTGTTTGTATTATAATCAATGGTAATACAGATACAATATTCAGCAATGACAGTTATCTGGTGAAAGAAATGCCCGCTTTCAAAAATCTGAGCAGTACTGAATTAACAAATATCGTCAATTATATAAATCACAGTTTTGCAGTGGATTTCAAAGAATCGAATATCAAAGAAGTTCAGAAAACAATAGAGAATTGTTATAATTGA
- a CDS encoding TatD family hydrolase → MSTAPFIDFHTHKRRFSNPEVIEIVSVHPGKHHTDSWFTIGYHPWWTEEALNSAQTDVIKNSFSEHKFCLGVGECGLDKLKGPDLGVQEEILRSHILMANESEVPVIIHCVRAFQRLLQIRKEMGKTDWAVHGFVRNKVLAGQLLDAGFYLSVAPHDKMSDNFTEMIKYIPADRLFLETDSHPDMNILENYKKASLLRKCEVEDLKSQIFENLKVFFKWKKVPPNGWSALNC, encoded by the coding sequence TTGAGCACAGCACCATTTATAGATTTCCACACACATAAAAGAAGGTTCAGTAATCCGGAAGTTATCGAAATAGTATCAGTGCATCCGGGAAAACATCATACTGACTCTTGGTTTACAATAGGATATCACCCATGGTGGACGGAAGAAGCACTGAATTCTGCCCAAACAGATGTTATAAAAAATTCATTTTCAGAGCACAAATTTTGTTTGGGAGTAGGAGAGTGCGGACTTGATAAATTGAAAGGACCTGATTTAGGAGTACAGGAAGAAATATTGAGATCACATATACTTATGGCTAATGAATCTGAAGTTCCGGTTATCATACATTGTGTCAGAGCTTTTCAACGATTGTTGCAAATCAGAAAGGAAATGGGTAAGACAGATTGGGCTGTACATGGATTTGTACGTAATAAAGTCTTGGCGGGTCAGTTACTGGATGCAGGCTTTTATCTTTCTGTGGCACCTCATGATAAAATGTCTGATAATTTTACTGAGATGATAAAATATATACCTGCTGACCGTTTGTTTCTGGAAACAGATAGTCATCCTGACATGAATATTTTAGAAAATTATAAGAAAGCTTCATTACTCCGAAAGTGTGAAGTGGAAGATTTAAAGAGCCAAATTTTTGAAAACTTAAAAGTATTTTTTAAATGGAAGAAAGTACCCCCAAATGGTTGGAGCGCACTGAACTGCTGA
- a CDS encoding DUF2490 domain-containing protein yields MNLYLKIRFPVFFVTLVLNSVYLTAQNRLSDYNAIGWYSFFGTTNIHSKWDLHTEFQWRRENVISDNLQQLVRVGVNYKLNPKIVLRLGYANIETYAYGDFPLNVFGKDFTEHRSFQGLIYNDKISKSEVTHRLILEQRWIGRYSNDTISEEDEFPYSNRLRYLFRCQIPLKSSESHTNGPYFAFFDEILIGFGKNVNANVFDQNRIGLLFGYKINKSLKFEAGFINQILQFGRTINGQNVFQYNSGLLLNAYMNLDVRKA; encoded by the coding sequence ATGAATTTGTACCTTAAAATCAGATTTCCGGTATTTTTTGTAACACTTGTATTAAACTCAGTTTATTTAACCGCTCAAAACAGACTGTCCGACTATAATGCTATTGGATGGTATAGCTTTTTCGGCACCACCAATATACATTCCAAGTGGGATTTGCATACAGAATTTCAGTGGCGGAGAGAAAATGTCATATCTGATAATCTGCAACAATTAGTTAGGGTAGGGGTTAATTACAAGTTGAACCCCAAAATAGTTCTGAGATTGGGTTATGCCAATATTGAAACATATGCTTATGGTGACTTTCCGTTAAATGTTTTTGGAAAAGATTTCACGGAACACCGATCATTTCAGGGACTCATTTATAATGATAAAATTTCTAAGTCTGAGGTCACACACCGGCTGATATTGGAACAAAGATGGATAGGCCGATATTCCAATGATACAATTTCAGAAGAGGATGAATTTCCTTATTCTAACCGGCTACGTTATCTGTTCAGATGTCAGATACCCCTTAAAAGTTCTGAAAGTCATACTAACGGCCCATATTTTGCATTTTTTGATGAAATTTTGATTGGTTTTGGGAAAAATGTAAATGCAAATGTGTTTGACCAAAACAGAATCGGATTGTTATTCGGTTATAAAATAAATAAAAGTCTGAAATTTGAAGCGGGTTTTATTAATCAGATACTTCAGTTCGGGAGGACGATTAATGGACAAAATGTGTTTCAATACAACAGCGGGTTGCTATTAAATGCTTACATGAATCTGGATGTTAGAAAAGCATAA
- a CDS encoding rhomboid family intramembrane serine protease codes for MSITLILVIITCIISIICFSNKPLFEALKHYPVAEYHNKEYYRLISSGFVHGDFMHLFLNMFVLHEFGRYVELYFQTYFGDAQGKIIFLILYIVIIITGDLPTFFKHKENRYFASVGASGAVSGIIFIYILLNPWAMLGLFAVIPVPAIVFGVLYLWYSSWASKNNRDMIDHEAHFYGAVAGIILAIALRPAVMGEFVDKLINQFPLG; via the coding sequence ATGTCCATTACACTTATTCTGGTAATAATCACCTGCATCATTTCAATAATTTGTTTTAGTAATAAACCATTATTTGAAGCACTGAAACACTATCCTGTTGCTGAATATCATAACAAAGAGTATTACAGATTAATTAGTTCAGGATTTGTGCACGGTGATTTTATGCATTTATTCCTGAATATGTTCGTACTCCATGAATTCGGAAGATATGTGGAGTTATATTTTCAGACTTATTTCGGGGATGCACAGGGGAAAATAATATTTTTGATTTTATACATTGTAATAATCATCACAGGGGATCTTCCGACTTTTTTCAAACATAAAGAAAACCGTTATTTTGCGAGTGTCGGTGCTTCCGGAGCAGTATCGGGTATTATTTTTATATACATTTTATTAAACCCATGGGCCATGCTGGGATTATTTGCAGTCATACCTGTTCCTGCAATTGTATTTGGTGTTTTATATTTATGGTATTCATCCTGGGCATCCAAAAATAACAGGGATATGATAGACCATGAAGCACACTTTTATGGGGCTGTTGCAGGAATCATACTGGCCATAGCACTCAGACCGGCAGTTATGGGCGAGTTTGTGGATAAACTTATTAATCAATTCCCTTTAGGGTAA
- a CDS encoding Rpn family recombination-promoting nuclease/putative transposase — MRYLDPKNDLVFKKVFGGHANILLSFLNALLPLDDGQTIQRIEYLPPELVPEIPIIKNSIVDVRCVDNSGRQFIVEMQMLWTDSFKSRVLFNASKAYIRQLDKGLEYKGLKPVYALSLINEIFDKDSPLYYHHYRLVHTEDQHKTIDGLQLIFIELPKFKVKNMTERKLSILWLRFISEIENGQEMLDENLLNELRSVPEIAEALELTKESGYTKAELEAYDKYWDSIRTEKTLIADAEAKGEQIGIQKGKIEVILALHNDKISIEQISKYTNLSIADVIRILAEHGKNK; from the coding sequence ATGAGATATTTAGATCCAAAAAATGACTTGGTTTTTAAGAAAGTATTTGGAGGACATGCCAATATACTTTTAAGCTTTCTAAATGCTTTACTGCCATTAGATGATGGACAGACCATACAAAGAATTGAATATTTACCACCTGAACTTGTACCGGAGATTCCAATTATAAAAAACTCCATTGTTGATGTAAGGTGTGTAGACAATAGTGGTCGTCAATTTATTGTGGAAATGCAAATGTTGTGGACGGATAGTTTTAAGAGTCGGGTATTGTTTAATGCATCGAAAGCTTATATCAGACAATTAGACAAAGGTTTAGAGTATAAAGGATTAAAACCGGTCTATGCTTTGAGTTTGATCAACGAAATTTTTGATAAAGATTCACCTTTGTATTATCATCATTATCGTTTGGTACACACAGAAGATCAGCATAAAACCATAGATGGATTGCAACTGATATTTATAGAGTTGCCAAAATTTAAGGTAAAAAATATGACCGAACGGAAACTCTCTATCCTTTGGTTGCGTTTTATATCGGAAATAGAAAACGGACAGGAAATGTTAGATGAAAATTTGTTAAATGAACTGAGATCAGTGCCTGAAATTGCCGAAGCTTTAGAGCTTACCAAAGAAAGTGGCTACACCAAAGCAGAGCTGGAAGCATACGATAAGTATTGGGACAGCATACGAACGGAAAAAACGCTCATTGCTGACGCCGAAGCTAAAGGTGAACAGATTGGAATACAAAAAGGTAAGATCGAAGTGATTCTTGCTTTACATAATGACAAAATTTCAATTGAGCAAATTTCAAAATACACTAATCTTTCTATAGCAGATGTTATCCGAATACTTGCTGAACATGGAAAAAATAAATGA
- a CDS encoding tRNA threonylcarbamoyladenosine dehydratase has product MEESTPKWLERTELLTGDELLRTLGNTSILVVGLGGVGSYAGEFLVRAGLGSITIIDGDVVDITNINRQLQALHSTIGMSKVALLTERFKDINPDLKLVSYDQFLEPEDMLKILEQEQFDFILDCIDSISPKLSLIKNAKIAKLKIISSMGAGGKTDPSKIGVADISKTKECKFAQTVRKRLKREGIRRGVLTVYSEEIQQKVALKMTDGKNYKKSYYGTISYMPALFGLTMASEVIRRITGLKKVEL; this is encoded by the coding sequence ATGGAAGAAAGTACCCCCAAATGGTTGGAGCGCACTGAACTGCTGACAGGAGACGAACTACTCCGGACGCTTGGAAATACAAGCATTCTTGTAGTAGGACTAGGTGGGGTAGGTAGTTATGCGGGTGAATTTCTGGTGAGAGCTGGATTAGGAAGCATTACCATAATTGACGGTGATGTAGTAGATATTACCAACATAAACCGTCAGCTTCAGGCACTACATTCAACTATTGGAATGTCAAAGGTTGCACTCCTGACTGAGCGATTTAAAGATATAAACCCGGATCTGAAATTGGTAAGTTATGATCAATTTCTGGAACCTGAAGATATGTTGAAAATTCTGGAGCAGGAGCAATTTGATTTTATTCTGGATTGTATTGACAGCATCTCTCCCAAACTCAGTCTGATAAAAAATGCAAAAATAGCAAAACTCAAAATTATCAGTTCTATGGGAGCGGGTGGAAAAACGGATCCTTCAAAAATCGGTGTTGCAGACATTTCAAAAACAAAAGAATGTAAATTTGCCCAAACAGTCCGGAAAAGACTTAAAAGAGAAGGCATTCGCAGGGGTGTGCTAACAGTTTATTCAGAAGAAATTCAACAAAAAGTTGCTTTAAAAATGACGGATGGAAAAAACTACAAAAAGTCATATTATGGCACGATTTCTTATATGCCGGCTTTGTTTGGATTGACCATGGCATCTGAAGTAATCAGAAGAATCACAGGACTGAAAAAAGTTGAATTATAA